The window AAATTTGTTGTGATTTTACATCTCTTTACAATTTTGGCAGATTAATGTAACTCCCGTGGCACTTTTTAAGTCAGGGCCTGGAACTCATGTTTACAGTTTAGTTAACGTTTATATCAATTCTACTTTGAATTTAGATGGAAAAATAGAAGCCGTGCTAGACATGTTATTCGGTCGAGAGATCGATTTTACAGACGAGCAACTACGAGAACACATCGATTCTATCACGATTGCCGGGAATGACACCACAGCACTTGTCGTCGCCTATACCTTAGTCCTATTGGGTATACATCAGGATGCGCAGGAGAGAGCCTTCCAAGAGTAAGCCATGCAATTTTTATTACAGTTAATAAGGTACCTACCACTACCTTTTATACCGTACATTTAAAGCtaacataacaatatttttcGACCTTAGTGACGTGCACATTTTTTTGGATAATAGGCACTCAAATTCATAGCAATTAAAAATTTAGAAGATAATATTAAATGAATAACTTGAAAGTGTTATAAAAGTCAAAAGTATAGGTTCCCTGGCTACCCCACACTGATAGACAGCATCTAACAGGTTTATAACACTAACTCAAAAGTTAAAATACAGTCATAAATAAGTTTACTCTTGCGCTACACGTCATTCTAACTCCAGCAAGTATGACCAGATAATCTTTCACACGACATCTGTTTAGCAAAGCACTGCAGTTTACAAATCTCACACCTACTTATGTATTCTCATATCTTCCAGCATCCGTGTTTCGTGCCACGTAACCGaaataccttcaagacaagactgaataggcatcttctagacaaacACGCTCCAACCTAGAACACAATATCATTGCTTGCATCTCGCAATAAAAACCAAGtatgagtcggactcgcacagaaagggttccgtacctaggtaccatcgtacacgaaataacacttttttttatttacaaggcggcaattttgaaattttttgtatttgttgttatagcggcaatagaaatatacattctCTATTATTCtaaaatttcaggtctctacctaGTGACCTACAGGTCAggttatggttcacgagattaCAGCAcgctggcagacagacggacggacagcagagtcttagtaatagggtcccgttagtactcttcgggtacggagcccAGAAATCCACATTGCTTAGATAATTACCCATAGCTACCTTATCAACTCATCTAAATCAATATTTTAACTTCTATGCATCTTCCATCCAGACAGCGATCTATCTTTGATAATTCAAAACGGGGTGCGACAAAGGAAGATCTGCTGAGTATGCACTATTTGGAAAGGGTTATAAAAGAGAGCATGAGGCTTTACACTGTCGTACCCATTATTGCCCGCAACGTTGACAAGGAAATTTATTTACGTAAGTACCCAACTATATTCATGATTTACAAGGATCCTTTTCACTACAATCTATCAAAGGCAGAACGGAGCTGAATCTGTGAATTGTGGGCTCTCTAACGGTTTTAGTTCCACGAAATTAACTTTTTCAACAACTCGTCTCGGTTTCAAAACATCTACCACGATTTGAACCacgtgattttatttttatctaaattattGTATGTACCTACGCAATAAAATCTACCTTCTTTAGCTCACAGCAAGGTGACAATACCAGCGGGCGTAGGAGCTGTAGTAGGCGCGTTTGCCGTGCATCGCTCAGTCGACGAGTGGGGCTTAAACGCTAACGAGTTCGACCCCCAAACAGGTTTCTTCCAGAACGATCAGCTGACCGACACCCTGCTGCTTTTATCCCCTTCAGTTTTGGATCCAGGAATTGCATAGGTAATCTATTGCGCATTTtaagcatttttttattcacatgtAAGTAGCCCTTGCTTGACTGCGATCTTTCACCCTGGTAAGTAcctaatgatgcagtctaaaaagGAAGCGAGTTAGTTTCGAAGGGCTATAGCAGTTTGtttcgtactggaacgctaaattgcttggtggGCTCGACTTTACCTGTAGAGTGGTAGGAGGAAAAAGTAGAAGTAGTACtaatttagataggtaggtacctaatttattatatttttcaggAAGAAACTTCGgtatgattataataaaaagtataatCTCAAGTATTATTAGAGCGTACAAGATAGAAGCGAATGAAGTTGGACCCCTCAAAGTAGAAGTTCTCCTGTTCCCCATCAGAGGACATCAAATTAAAATTACGAAACGttaattttaaatctttatttaattttaaactgttaacatatttttaataaaattattattgacataaaattaatataggtacgtacttaggtataatgcataaaaatgacactttatgtgtaaaatttcatgtcaaaagtacgattttagtcgttattttaaaggtgacccgtatttttgacattaccgttgacccatagagttaaaatggtgcgtgaaaaGTCATTATGCACggactaggtatacctaatattttgtaTTCCCGCAAACAAGGATCTTTTACATCGATCATCGGTTAGCTAGCATtctcattattttaattttagccaatagtggaAGTAACTTCAACAGTAAATCTGGTGtgaataaaaatatcacttttatTAAGTTCTGTTATTCGGCCAAAGATTACTGTATCGGTTTGTGCTTAAATTCCAAGTTCCTAAACAGTGCTCGTAAGTATATCCAAGTCTGACTTTATGACGAAGCTAAAGTGTGCAAATGCCTTTCCGGtatccgtgtttcctgccacgtataacctaACATATTCTAGCAAGCGTGTTCCCACCTAGACCTCATTATTGCTTCTTGTTAAGCACTAGCGACCCGACCGGGCTCCGCACGGGTTTCTATTAATCTAACTAATCTGTTACAATTATTTTCGTCTAATGCCGCGACGTatcactattttatttttattttagacaaaTATCAATATGTCACTGAGGAACAATGTAGCTTTGTACTGGTgaaagtattttcaaaatcagttcagtagttccagagattaccccctacaaacacaaaatttattaaaataaaaaaagcgtTGGGCATAGTGTAGCATAAAATATGtaacggtaggtaggtacatgttcaAAAATCTACTTATTAGTAAACAAACAAAAGCCTAAAACCTAGACTTAGTTGTTAAGTCAACTTGAGGTGTGGTCATCAATGAGGGTGCTGGGGCTGTCTGGTACTCTAAGGACATGAACTCATCGTGGTCGATAACATCTCGAGAGTCGTCGACTCCGCACGTAAGGAACTTGTTGTAGAGACTGATGTCCAGGAACCCAACGCCGCAAGGGCGGTCTATGAGCCGTGACGTCATCATACCTTGAATGAAACCGGAACACACCAGTACAGTGCCTAAGTCATCCTAGAAACACATACAGGGTGAAATTAGAAAGCCTGCAAAAACTCcgcataattattatactacctaaacataatccaataccaataaccatttgccttatagttacttacttgtagttttagtgatttagtatagCGTAGAAAACTCgtggtcaatgccccgcctacgacgcggcattaaaCCCGCGCACCTtactacgcaacgttcgttgagcTCTAGCGTCcgtcaggtgttttatttgcaatacacattgcgaacttttaaaaataaagattttattattatttttcgcgttttttttttggacatcttatcagtactatcacctgtcttcatttttgctagcgttctaattacatcATGTAAGTATAACCTTATTATGACGCTAACAGGCAGGGTTTACCATAACTTAATCCGCAAAATTCACCAccaatttaaagatttttaatttttttatgtaatattatgaaaaccttaagtaataggtaggtaagtaccgtaagtacctatctatatggCAGTAAACACTGGTGTTTGCTAATAACAATTCAAATAAGAAATACAAAAGATATgtgtatattattaaaatacttactgGACACAATGCTCCGTGCTTTTCTGACTGTGAATAGTAAATAAAAAGATtatgttaaaaacaaaatatttatacctaaGAGCAAGCAAAGCAAGCGTAAAAacctttctttatttttaaagaaccgTAACCGAACCGAAAAGCAAGGATTTCTTTGTTGTAGGTAGTACTTCAAATCAAAGTGGCTCTTACTCACTGAACATATTATTTCAGCCTCATTTGGAATATGACTAAAGAATACTTTTCAAGGATGAGAGGCCTATTGTGATACCTACTATACTCAAATAATCTACttagaaagtaggtactttacctTACAATTGGGCTGTTTGATGCAAAGATATTTATCGTCATTATCCCACATCCTTGGACAATGGTCAGCATGCACTATAGTAGCGTCGACGCGATATAAGTCTATCAGTAAAGGTACTAAATACCCCTGAAAGTATCCAAAAACATATTAACAAAGTTAACTAAGGTTCCAAAACGGGTCAACTAACTATTTAACCGGTAAAAAAACTCTTGGTGTCTCTGGTGTCTTGGTGCAAACCCAAATGAGggtaatatacttaggtacagcAAAATAAGACTATAAagataatttcaaaaaatttaaataagtacaaaGTAGGTAGTTTCCAAACAGACAGAAGTATTACGTCGGCGAAAACTTCAGTGATATGGGATAGGTCATGGGGTTCCAAATTACCATAGATGGGGTAACGATGGctatacacgatcaagtttaccatCAAGTTTGCAGAGGACATGCATGAAGCGGTGCGCGGTGTCCAATCAACAGATAGCCATACCGTCAAGTTTactggacgccgcttcaagtccgctgcaaacttgacggtaaacttgatcgtatATGAAAACGAGTGCAAATAACATTCTAGATATTGATGAAGCAGGTCGGATACATTCAAATGGCTGTATGATAAAATTAGCTATTGTTGTTTTCGTATGGTTTGAAACGTGATAGAAATTCCCTTTCATTCAAGCGAGAACTACTTACTCTAAACTTTAATTATAGGAGTTGATTGTCTTTGTGCTaggagtcatcatcatcatcatcatcatgatcaacccatcgccggctcacttcagagcacgggtctcctctcagagtgagaagggtttttggccatagtaggtataccacgcgggtcaagtgcggattggcagacttcacacacctttgagaacattatggaaaactctcagacatgcaggtttcctcacaatgttttcctttaccgttaaagcaagggatatccatcaattacttaaaacgcacataactccgaaaagttagaggtgcgggcctGGGATCGAACTCGCGACCTCttattaggaggcggacgtcctaaccactaggctatcacagcttgtattAGAAGTACAGTGGTACAGCTACAATATTCTAACAGGACGCTGAACGAGTTACGATCTTTCGGATTTCAATCAGCTCTCTAAAACATGGAGTTTGAGAATTTACCTAATTAAGTATAGGTAGACCacaatctcatgaaaaatacggaaatgaaattccatgttagcaacactgtactctgtgagtatcctatgtacatagtactctgtgatgaatattgtggtgaattattaatattcaccactCAGTACTATTTAAGTACACATAGGATATttacagagtacagtgttgctaactttggaattttattttatgagattctggtctacctataatTCGATACTTACATTTCGTCTACTTCCCCAGCCATAGAACCGACATGAAGTATCGCCAATGCGTTTGTTTAAATCACTGATCACTCCATACCGAACCCTGTTTATTATATATTCAGTGTGTGGCTCTCGTTTGTGAAAGGAATACTGCTGATTCAGCACCAGTAGGGCCAAGTTGTCAGTGGCACAGGCCTGCCATCGTAGCGTGTGATTATAACCTATTTAAATAACATGAACCGGTTAAGACTCGGTCTCGGTCTAAGGTCGCGGTTAAGACtgcgcgacgcgtgcgcgaactgacatcactttgaaaaaggaccccagatgggttcgaaactagtcgggctaacgtcgactaaacacgtgaatatagccgggtgagagatattatatatacctaatggaaatcactcacgatagtttaaacgataaaacattaacccagtttaaactttaaagcctAGGATACTATCGACGCGTAAGGCCACTGCATAGCAGGTAAAATCGTAACCGTAGATACAAACAAGATACGAACCTTATAGCACAGAATCACTACccaattataaatacgaaagtgtcttgtttgtaggtttattggtttgtcgttcaatcacgtcgcaatggaacgcatcgacgtgatttttagaatgGGTATAGTAACCTGGAAACTGGAGagtaaaataggctactttatcccggaaaatcaaaaagttcccaagggatttttaaaaatccacgcAGGCAAAATCTGGGCATGAGCTAGTAGAGGTGATTAATAGCTGTCATACCTGTCATACGTTTCTGCTAATACAAGGAACGTGTGAAATACGATTAACCTAGTCCGCGACAGACAGTCGGGGTAGCAGGGGGatggcaatttttttgtaataaaacacaTTTTGTCGGCTGGAATAGGTCAGGTAAGCTTCGCGTGCGAGCGGATCAACTAGTTACAGTAACAAACTTTTACCAACCTCTGTGTATACACATATGCTGTACAATCCGTCCCGTGCCAGAATTTTGTAGAAATCTATGCGTTCCGGCGAATAATTCAAACTTACTCCTCTCTCCGAATACGCATATCGCTGGGGTAAGGACTACGTGCGCTTCTATTAGTGCTCCCACGCAGAACAGCATTGCGTGAGATAAGTAGTACACCTAACAAAATTAATAGGAAAGTTTTTATTCCGATAGAGGTCAAGGTAAGTACAAGATACAGTAGGTAAAATTAGCGCAGTTTTCTTTAGGGAGCAGTCAGTCAGACAAACGGTTAAAAAGAATGTCTGAAGTCAGAACACGTaaaggtaacctcccagtgtgcctgggtgttgctggtcccttttggatacaTCCgagggaagagcagtattcaggccggtgcaccccggtaacatggctaataatctctctacGGGGATATTGTTGGTTATGGCTAATGACCTCAGGGGGAGGTTTTTCCGCGTGTcactctgactagcagagggcacagtggacgaagcggaggattttataaaataacgaaggtttggcacgcgctgactcttagTTCATTAGATAATTGAAAGGCAAATAAACCTACTTATAATttacttagtaatttaataatttaataaactcACAATAAATTGTCCTTCAGTCTCTTTAGCCGGCACACCTTGAAATCCTGCGGCGTTATTGAAATCTATATCCACtggaaaaatttaaatacgCTGTAGATAAGTAGATTGAAATAATTAAGCAggactttatttttctttttaatagatAGGCAAAaaggcaccaaaaagtattaaaaaaacattttgccTAAGGGCCCCGCGCTCCTACGACAACATCCTGTTCTCTGCAGgatagattttttgaaatcccgcaAACAGGACACTCGTGTGAACTCTAGTATTGAAACACGTCCAAGAttaaaacgggatcctgcaaaaaaccgTTCATGCGAAGAACAGGATGCCTTGGAAACGAGctgagtaataaataaataactaaatctttatttgcaaaaaatgtGTCCTTGCCACGTCCGCGTATTAAGTTACCGCCACTTGCAACTTACGTATATCCACGcttaacattataaattatcaaaaatcaatcaaattatttaCACATTGTAGCTATTCCTCCAATTTGTCCAGCCcccattttttttctaaacaaggAATAAAAGTACACGATAAGTACGTccgtatttttcaattttactaattttattaataggtaGATCTTATCTACTTATTCAAAAAAAGTTTGTTTCAGATTGAAACGAATAGTTTAATGGTTATATTCAAACGTCGTAAGCGTAACGTTACGATTTGTAAACAAAAAGTTATTAGAAATGGGATTGGATTTGTGCATtgagtacctacatacctactttctcTTTATAGAGATGTCACATGCACTAGGTTTCATACTATTTACTTTTCGGAGATTTTGTTATGTACTCACTCAATAAAGGAAGTCTGCGAGATAGTCCTATAAAAAATTCTGAGTCCAAcaccttaatcctgatgctgctggGTTACTGCCCTCTGCCCGTCTAAATTAttgagattcaggaactgttcatAATGGATTGATATTGTAGGCTAATTAATACCTAGGATCGCGCACCTGGATCATTCAAGCCAGCCGAACTCACTCATAAATCCTAGCAGACTACCCAGGTCAGCGAGGATTTCGGGGAGTGTCGCTGGGAGCCAATGAAGGCTTCTTGTTGAGTAGATACACCTTTGCACTTGCATGCGAGTAGTTGGTATACGTGTTCCGGTGTTTCTTCACTCTCCATGCATGCTCTGCATAGAGGGCTGTCAGTGAATGGagaggtatttttagggttccgaacctcaaaaggaaaaaggaacccttataggatcactttcttatctgtctctctgtcgtgtctgtcaagaaaacctataggatgcTTCTCGTTGaccgagaatcatgaaatttagtaggtaggtaggtctgatAGCACacctaaagggaaaaatccgaaaacatgaatttagtaaattcaaataaatctgcaaaaagtagtttgtacaacttttatttttcaaacattTACCAATCCATTGCAAAACTGCTTATTCTACCTTTAactgtttatttttgtaatgaaaACTCATTATAAGCCCAATACATGTCGAAAATAATGAAGCATATATTACATACGCCAAACCAAAGAATTCACCTACAAATCCAGCTACCAAAGGTGCTACAACACCGGCTAGAGACCTGACACTATTCGAAGCTCCTATCACGGTCCCTCTATGATCTCCATGACTCTTCTTCAACACCATTTCTAATGTCACTAGTCTACCTACTGCATTACATATGGCTAGCGGGAATAACAAAGCAGTGTACATAACAATGTTGATAGATAAACATATTCCTAACAAAGATGCACTTAATAGAAGAAATACATGATAATTTCTTATGCTATAATCTTTGTCATGAGTGTAAAAGCTGTTAATGTAGCCCATCATAAAACTTGATATGGCACCCATAACACCTTGAATCGAAACTACATACCCAATATGTTTTGGTGAAAGGCCATACTGGCTTTTTAAGTATGGTGCATAATTTGAAACGTAAACAGCCATTGCAAAACTATTTAGGGCTTGAAACGTAAAAATAGTCGAATATTTGGACCACTCTACTTTCGATAAATGTACAAAAGATTGTTTACTACATGATAGAAGAGACTGTAGAATACTATGGGAAGAGGTTGTAGGATTAGATTTTCTTcttacaggaacgtttgcttttgGCAGCAGATAAACAAGacctgaaaaataaatacattattttcttatGGTTACTTACATAGTAACCTACTCTggtttaaaaggaaaagtttcAGCTATGAAGATAAATTTGAATGAATCCATTTCaaggagtacctacctactttttaattttgactTTTGAATCAATTCTGAAGTTCTAATCATGAAGTTTATCgtgaaaaaaaccagccaagtgcgagtcaggctcgcgcaccgaggtgaggctacaaattcacggtttcagattttttcccttgtctgctataagacctacctacctgccaaatttcatgattctaggtcaacgggaagtaccctgtaggtttcttgacagatagacagacaaacagacaacaaagtgatcctataagggttccgtttttccttttgaggtacggaacccgaaaaacaTAAAAGTTCAAAAACCTCGGAAGCTCGATTttcaaacatacctacatactcgGGACAAAAAGTGCATTATACGCCACAAATGTTCTGCCCGAAATAATATGTTGAGTGATGAGTTACAGTTAATCCTGCATTTAAGTATACTAAGGGTATATCAAGTGGTTTAATTTCCATTAGGGCTAGCTtctattaaacttaaaacgttaataaaagcaaaaagttGAGGTATGTTAACTTTTacatgctaattttatttttaaacttaatcATGGAGGTATGAATGGACTTGTAAAgccctctttgatttttttatagttaatattttattttagcgtttaaactaccgtgagtgatttgcattataaataatatctgtcccggctgtactcacgtgtttagtcgacgttagcccgactagtttcgaacccattcggggtcctttttcaagggagtcagttcgtgcacgcgccgcggttgtgaatgggttcgaaactagtcgggctaacgtcgactaaacacgtgagtacagccgggacaaattttgttaatattttaacCAACTGGCAACATGTGCTTTGTAGATAGTTTTAAAAACTTACAAGCATTGACAAGAAAGCAGATAGCTACTAATACAGATGCAATGTGGAATCCATGAATTGGATGCTCTTCAACGATATGACCACTAACGACAGGTCCTAGTGCAATTCCCACACCACATATTGCAAACATGTTTCCATATATCACAGACTGTTTCTTCTCATCCCGCTCATAATCAGGGACCATTGCCTTTGTCAGCAACTGAGTTTGTTTAAATATACCTGAAAACATAAAAtgctttattattaaaaaaccagtcaagtgcgagtcaggccttgctcttttagggttccgtacaaaatataaacatcATATTTTGGGTGGTACAACATCGCAATAAACCCAAAAAATGTTCAtttgttttggtcacagcttacTTATTTTGTAAATCATTGTGttcagtatttgttgtttaaatacagtataaataatatatcgaAATTTCATATTCCTAACTCGTTTAAAATGGTCTAAAACTGACAACTTTGAgggagatttaaaaaaaccggtaaGAACCCCTTTTGTTAACTAAACGCCAAACTATGATAGTTAAAgcgttgattttattttttctgtaaaataggtagatatatacaAATTTCTATTTACCATAATTAGTTCagatttttcgatttttaaactTTGGAGATAAAGGGGCGGGAGCggtatttatttttttcaacattttgcacttaTCGTGCAATCGTATCGTA of the Maniola hyperantus chromosome 19, iAphHyp1.2, whole genome shotgun sequence genome contains:
- the LOC117990983 gene encoding major facilitator superfamily domain-containing protein 9-like gives rise to the protein MSFSVTLLQFVATLDVFAVGLIVPLIPNHVRQMGVNHICIGLLSSLFAGFQLFSGPVIGSLSDLKGRKQILILTLLVCSVAYMTLGATNSIAIMLLTRPVLGIFKQTQLLTKAMVPDYERDEKKQSVIYGNMFAICGVGIALGPVVSGHIVEEHPIHGFHIASVLVAICFLVNACLVYLLPKANVPVRRKSNPTTSSHSILQSLLSCSKQSFVHLSKVEWSKYSTIFTFQALNSFAMAVYVSNYAPYLKSQYGLSPKHIGYVVSIQGVMGAISSFMMGYINSFYTHDKDYSIRNYHVFLLLSASLLGICLSINIVMYTALLFPLAICNAVGRLVTLEMVLKKSHGDHRGTVIGASNSVRSLAGVVAPLVAGFVGEFFGLAYVIYASLFSTCIGLIMSFHYKNKQLKVE
- the LOC117990984 gene encoding uncharacterized protein isoform X2; the encoded protein is MLFCVGALIEAHVVLTPAICVFGERSKFELFAGTHRFLQNSGTGRIVQHMCIHRGYNHTLRWQACATDNLALLVLNQQYSFHKREPHTEYIINRVRYGVISDLNKRIGDTSCRFYGWGSRRNGYLVPLLIDLYRVDATIVHADHCPRMWDNDDKYLCIKQPNCKSEKHGALCPDDLGTVLVCSGFIQGMMTSRLIDRPCGVGFLDISLYNKFLTCGVDDSRDVIDHDEFMSLEYQTAPAPSLMTTPQVDLTTKSRF
- the LOC117990984 gene encoding uncharacterized protein isoform X1, whose translation is MGAGQIGGIATMLDIDFNNAAGFQGVPAKETEGQFIVYYLSHAMLFCVGALIEAHVVLTPAICVFGERSKFELFAGTHRFLQNSGTGRIVQHMCIHRGYNHTLRWQACATDNLALLVLNQQYSFHKREPHTEYIINRVRYGVISDLNKRIGDTSCRFYGWGSRRNGYLVPLLIDLYRVDATIVHADHCPRMWDNDDKYLCIKQPNCKSEKHGALCPDDLGTVLVCSGFIQGMMTSRLIDRPCGVGFLDISLYNKFLTCGVDDSRDVIDHDEFMSLEYQTAPAPSLMTTPQVDLTTKSRF